The genomic window GGCTGGCGCACGAAGACGTGCTGACCGGGCTTGGCAACCGCGCCGCGCTGCACCACCGGCTGGAGACGCTGTGGGAAAGCGGCGCCGGGACGGATACTCCGATCTGGTTCCTGCTGTTCGACATGGATGGGTTCAAGGCGATCAACGACACACTGGGCCATCTGGCGGGCGACAACATCCTGCGCACCTTCGCGGCCCACGTGGTGTCGGCGCTGCAGCCGGACGATTTCGTGACGCGGCTTGGCGGGGATGAATTTGCCGTGATCCTGAAGGGCTATACCCGGCGGCAAGCCACCGACTTTGCCGAACAGGTGATCGCCAGCCTGTCCACCATGCCGGTCAGCGGATCCGACCGCATCGGCGTCAGCGCCGGCATGACCGCCCTGTGGCAGTCCGATACGTTCGAGACGGTCTTCTCCCGTGCCGACGCCGCGCTTTACAAGGCAAAGTCATCCGGGCGCGGCGTGCTGCGCCTGCATTCCGGCCCCTGGGCGCCGCAAGGTGGCCAGAAGCATTCGTCGATGCTTTGACGGCGATGGGGGCAGCGCCCGCAGTTCCGGCCCCGGGCCCCACAACGCGTGATGCACCCGATTTGCCGTGACGGCGCGATGCGGCGCCTTCAGTCCGGCCCCGCACGTCGGCCGGACGCTGTCTTGGATGCCATGACTGCGTGACGGCGGGC from Paracoccaceae bacterium Fryx2 includes these protein-coding regions:
- a CDS encoding diguanylate cyclase — its product is MPNTAWMPTRAMRALVEAVNDAILITTVPETDPNGPSIVYANPAFCRIAGYRQDELIGKSPRIMQGPGTDQNALRRIRHALDRRQGCREEVLNYSRDGTPYWLDMHIVPLFDDDGQLQYFGAIQRDVTEARHTVDRLKRLAHEDVLTGLGNRAALHHRLETLWESGAGTDTPIWFLLFDMDGFKAINDTLGHLAGDNILRTFAAHVVSALQPDDFVTRLGGDEFAVILKGYTRRQATDFAEQVIASLSTMPVSGSDRIGVSAGMTALWQSDTFETVFSRADAALYKAKSSGRGVLRLHSGPWAPQGGQKHSSML